A region from the Aegilops tauschii subsp. strangulata cultivar AL8/78 chromosome 5, Aet v6.0, whole genome shotgun sequence genome encodes:
- the LOC109771181 gene encoding protein GL2-INTERACTING REPRESSOR 2: MDRSNGNGGVRNGGRLELQLNLSPPVGMEVDGHDDSGSSSPSSCVSSDGSPGSKSPMVIGACTRCLMYCMVAKKDYPTCINCKQPCLVDLLQNGGAGAGASGDGDKKRGKRK, translated from the coding sequence ATGGACCGCAGCAATGGCAACGGCGGCGTGAGGAACGGCGGGAGGCTGGAGCTGCAGCTGAACCTGTCGCCGCCGGTGGGGATGGAGGTGGACGGCCATGACGACAGCGGGTCGTCGTCGCCGAGCTCCTGCGTGTCGTCAGACGGCAGCCCTGGTAGCAAGTCGCCGATGGTGATCGGGGCCTGCACCCGGTGCCTCATGTACTGCATGGTGGCCAAGAAGGATTACCCCACCTGCATCAACTGCAAGCAGCCCTGCCTCGTGGACCTGCTCCAGaacggcggcgccggcgcgggcgCCTCCGGGGACGGCGACAAGAAGCGCGGCAAGCGCAAGTGA
- the LOC120964571 gene encoding uncharacterized protein, with translation MSAASGYVAVPRCPVIFDGTNYTEFAGFMRIHMRGIRLWGVLSGEVCCPPRPVPPVAPTPPTPLVLPPDANQAAKDAAKVADEAADRAYDERALAYEEALQTYHGALSVYTQWLDDDARAAAVLTASVLPQFASEFLGLPTVFQMWTCLRQRYEPSGDALYLSVVRQEHALQQGDSTVDDFYAQSSAIWRQLDSLRSAGCRTCPCCQAVQADLEFHRVYEFLSRLRKEFEPRRAQLLARGRISLMEALSEIRAEETRLRGAGLLEVPSVLATRVSSTPPAAPPHSRSSAPPLLPTPSGGSGRPRSHCDYCKNDGHIESQCYTKRKHLRKARSSGTTSSPSPASAIALTEQDILRLKRLLAASGSSSTGTAGSVTDASRTEHPPSTQSGSSHAHSGWGWPSPP, from the exons ATGTCTGCTGCATCAGGCTACGTTGCTGTCCCTCGCTGTCCGGTGATCTTCGATGGTACCAACTACACCGAGTTCGCTGGCTTCATGCGCATTCACATGCGTGGCATCCGTCTCTGGGGTGTTCTTTCTGGCGAGGTCTGCTGTCCGCCACGTCCGGTTCCTCCGGTGGCCCCTACTCCGCCGACTCCACTGGTTCTTCCTCCGGATGCTAATCAGGCCGCCAAGGATGCGGCTAAGGTTGCTGATGAGGCTGCTGATCGTGCCTATGATGAGAGGGCTTTGGCTTATGAGGAGGCTCTTCAGACGTATCATGGTGCTTTGTCTGTTTACACCCAGTGGCTTGatgatgatgctcgtgctgcagctgttctcactgctagtgttctgcctcagtttgcttctgagtttctgggtcttcctactgtcttccagatgtggacctgtcttcgtcagcgctatgagccctctggtgatgccttatacctttctgtggttcgtcaggagcatgctcttcagcagggtgactCTACTGTTGATGACTTTTATGCACAGAGTTCTGCTATCTGGCGCCAGCTTGATTCTCTCCGCAGTGCTGGTTGTCGTACTTGCCCCTGCTGCCAGGCTGTCCAGGCCGATTTGGAGTTTCATCGCGTCTACGAGTTCTTGTCTCGGCTCCGTAAGGAGTTTGAGCCCCGGCGTGCTCAGTTGCTTGCTCGTGGCCGTATTTCTCTCATGGAGGCGCTTTCAGAGATTCGTGCTGAGGAGACTCGCCTACGTGGTGCTGGTTTGCTGGAGGTTCCCTCTGTGCTCGCTACTCGGGTTTCTTCCACTCCACCTGCTGCACCGCCCCATTCTCGCTCGAGTGCTCCGCCGCTTTTGCCCACTCCTTCTGGAGGCTCAGGTCGCCCCCGTTCACATTGTGACTACTGCAAGAATGATGGTCATATTGAGTCCCAGTGCTACACCAAGCGGAAACACCTGCGCAAGGCGCGATCATCAGGGACTACGTCATCTCCCTCGCCAGCTTCAGCCATTGCTTTGACCGAGCAGGATATTCTGAGACTTAAGCGTCTGCTCGCGGCTTCAGGTTCTTCCTCGACGGGTACTGCTGGTTCTGTGACTGATGCTTCCCGCACTGAGCACCCGCCctctacacagtcag gatcgtcgcacgcacactctggttggggctggccctcgccgccgtga